CCGACGACACCGCGACCCCGCCCGTCCCGGACCTGCGCCGCTACAAGGTCCCGCTCGGCGTCGTCGCCGTCTACTCCGCCTCCAACTTCCCCTTCGCCTTCTCGGTGGCCGGCGGCGACACCGCGAGCGCGCTCGCGGCCGGCAACCCGGTCGTCGTCAAGGCCCACCCCGACCACCCGGCCCTGTCCGAGCTGGTCGCGTCGGTGCTGCGCCGGGCCGCCGCCCAGCACGACATCCCGGCCGGTGTCCTCGGCCTGGTCCACGGCTTCGAGGCGGGCATCGAGCTGATCAAGCACCCGCTGATCGCCGCCGCGGGCTTCACCGGCTCCGTGAAGGGCGGCCGCGCCCTGTTCGACGCGGCGGCCGCGCGTCCGGTCCCGATCCCGTTCCACGGCGAGCTGGGCTCGCTGAACCCCGTCGTGATCACCGAGGAGGCGGCCGCCGAGCGCGCGGAGGCCATCGGCGCCGGACTCGCCGGCTCCATGACCCTCGGTGTCGGCCAGTTCTGCGTGAAGCCCGGCCTGGTCCTCGTGCCGTCCGGCGCGGCGGGCGACGGCCTGGTGAAGTCCCTGACCGACGCCGTCAGCAACACCGACGCGGGCGTCCTCCTGGACCACCGCATGCGGGACAACTTCGTCGCCGGGGTCGCCGAGCGCGCGCAGCTCCCCGAGGTCGAGTCGCCGGTGACGCCCGGGGCGGGCGGCGAGCACACCGTCAGCGCGGGCTTCCTCACGGTCGCGGCGGAGAAGCTGACCGAGGAGGGGGCGTACGACCTGCTCCTCGAGGAGTGCTTCGGCCCGGTGACCGTGGTGGTCCGCTACGACGACGACGCCCAGGCGCGCTCGGTGCTGTCCCGGCTGCCCGGCAACCTCACGGCGACGGTCCACCTGTCCGAGGCGGAGGCCGCCGGCCAGGGCCGCGGCGGGGAGATCCTGGCGGAGCTGACCCCGCTGGCCGGCCGGGTCCTCGTGAACGGCTGGCCGACCGGGGTCGCGGTGGCCCCCGCCCAGCACCACGGCGGCCCCTACCCGGCGACCACGTCCACGTCCACGTCGGTGGGCGGCACGGCGATCGAGCGCTGGCTGCGGCCGGTGGCGTACCAGAACGCCCCCGAGGCGCTGCTGCCGCCGGAGCTGCGGGACGACAACCCGCTGGGCCTGCCCCGCCGTTTCAACAACCGTCTCGAACGCTAGACACCCGGGCGCCGGGCGCGGAGAGGGAACTGGAAAACTCTGAGGATGGACGTCGAACTCCCCGAACTCCCCTTCCCTCTCCGCACCTACGGCCCCGACGGGCACTGGGCCCACGAGGACGGCATTCTCTCCGGCTGGGCCGGCCCCCGGCAGGACCGGTTCGTGCCGCCCACGGGGGAGGCGCTCGACCCGGCCTCCGACGCGCCCCGCCTGCTCGGCTCCCCCGAGGGGGACTTCCAGCTGATAGCCCGCGTCACCGTGGGCTTCAACGGGTCCTTCGACGCGGGGGTGCTGTACGTCCACGTCGGCGAGCGGGCCTGGGCCAAGCTCTGCCTGGAGAACTCCCCGGACGTGCCCACCGTCTGCACGGTCGTCACCCGCGGCCACTCCGACGACTGCAACTCCTTCACCGTGGACGGCAGTTCGGTGTGGCTCCGGGTCAGCCGCACCGGCCGCGCCTTCGCCTTCCACGCCTCCCGCGACGGCAAGCACTGGACCTTCGTCCGCCTGTTCACCCTGGGCGACGAGAAGGAGACCGGCGCGGCCCTGGTCGGCTTCATGGCCCAGTCCCCGATGGGCGCGGGCTGCGTGGTGACCTACGACCACATCGAGTTCCGGCCGGAGTGGCCGGCCGACCTGCGCGACGGAAGTTGAGCGCCGCCGCACGGTGCGGTGGGGAATGGAACCCGCTGCTTGAATGTTCACCCATTGAAGCGGAGGGAGTCTCCGTACCCGTACGACCCTGGAGAGAGCCGAACCATGCGCGTCGAGATCTGGAGCGACATCGCCTGCCCCTGGTGCTACGTGGGCAAGGCCCGCTTCGAGAAGGCGCTGGAGGCCTTCCCGCACCGTGACGGGGTCGAGGTCGTGCACCGGTCGTTCGAGCTGGACCCGGGGCGGGCCAAGGGGGACGTGCAGCCCGTGCTCGCCATGCTCAGCAAGAAGTACGGCATGAGCGAGGCCCAGGCCCAGGCCGGCGAGGAGAACCTCGGCGCCCAGGCCGCCGCCGAGGGCCTCGCCTACCGCACCCGCGACCGGGACCACGGCAACACCTTCGACCTGCACCGCCTCCTGCACCTCGCCAAGGAGCAGGGCAGGCAGGACGAGCTGATCCAGATCTTCTACCGGGCCAACTTCGCCGAGGAGCGGTCCCTGTACAGCGAGGGCGACGAGCGGCTCGTGGAGCTCGCCGTGGAGGCCGGTCTCGACGCCGACGAGGTTCGCAAGGTCCTCGCCGACCCCACCGCCTACGCCGACGACGTCCGCGCCGACGAGCGCGAGGCCGCCGAGCTCGGCGCGAACGGCGTGCCCTTCTTCGTCCTGGACCGCAAGTACGGCGTCTCCGGCGCCCAGCCCGCCGAGGTCTTCACCCAGGCCCTCACCCAGGCCTGGGGCGACCGCTCCCCGCTCCAGCTGATCGACCAGGGCGCCGCGGACGCCGAGGCCTGCGGCCCCGACGGATGCGCCGTACCGCAGCAGCACTGACAAAAGCGCAGGTCGGCGCGGACGTATAAGCGTTCCTTAGCGGAACCACGTAAAGAATCGCAATGGACCGACAGGTCTTACGGCCCCA
Above is a window of Streptomyces griseorubiginosus DNA encoding:
- a CDS encoding DUF1349 domain-containing protein, giving the protein MDVELPELPFPLRTYGPDGHWAHEDGILSGWAGPRQDRFVPPTGEALDPASDAPRLLGSPEGDFQLIARVTVGFNGSFDAGVLYVHVGERAWAKLCLENSPDVPTVCTVVTRGHSDDCNSFTVDGSSVWLRVSRTGRAFAFHASRDGKHWTFVRLFTLGDEKETGAALVGFMAQSPMGAGCVVTYDHIEFRPEWPADLRDGS
- a CDS encoding DsbA family oxidoreductase; translation: MRVEIWSDIACPWCYVGKARFEKALEAFPHRDGVEVVHRSFELDPGRAKGDVQPVLAMLSKKYGMSEAQAQAGEENLGAQAAAEGLAYRTRDRDHGNTFDLHRLLHLAKEQGRQDELIQIFYRANFAEERSLYSEGDERLVELAVEAGLDADEVRKVLADPTAYADDVRADEREAAELGANGVPFFVLDRKYGVSGAQPAEVFTQALTQAWGDRSPLQLIDQGAADAEACGPDGCAVPQQH
- a CDS encoding aldehyde dehydrogenase (NADP(+)); this encodes MAAAPVWSVDPRTGKQREQVAVEATAQEVDATVRAAYDARASLADRTVRAAFLRTAADLLQDSKDHLVEAADAETALGPVRLTGELARTSYQLRAFADIVDEGEFLGVVINHPDDTATPPVPDLRRYKVPLGVVAVYSASNFPFAFSVAGGDTASALAAGNPVVVKAHPDHPALSELVASVLRRAAAQHDIPAGVLGLVHGFEAGIELIKHPLIAAAGFTGSVKGGRALFDAAAARPVPIPFHGELGSLNPVVITEEAAAERAEAIGAGLAGSMTLGVGQFCVKPGLVLVPSGAAGDGLVKSLTDAVSNTDAGVLLDHRMRDNFVAGVAERAQLPEVESPVTPGAGGEHTVSAGFLTVAAEKLTEEGAYDLLLEECFGPVTVVVRYDDDAQARSVLSRLPGNLTATVHLSEAEAAGQGRGGEILAELTPLAGRVLVNGWPTGVAVAPAQHHGGPYPATTSTSTSVGGTAIERWLRPVAYQNAPEALLPPELRDDNPLGLPRRFNNRLER